The following coding sequences are from one Triticum aestivum cultivar Chinese Spring chromosome 5A, IWGSC CS RefSeq v2.1, whole genome shotgun sequence window:
- the LOC123107905 gene encoding calmodulin-binding protein 60 F isoform X2: protein MAQKRPLEAAPPEQEAPRSPRKRLRRTVLVMMWLERRRASAVTVGQMAQMVRQAQLDMAKLFMLLMVLVARLGSMERLLLGLPNLLQRMLEEQFHALHRSLMVSMQDTIRSTVQTEVQGRQAASLPNGIDEPPRQISDGFPETGGITGVKLRFVDVDRPIYTLFTGCSVQWQNGGNAKVAIFENDRQIMQGDLSKLQIEILAVHADFFTEQGQADFTKEEFNKQIYMHKGKELVLSTVSLTNGESSLGSFVFPESSHGKKLRLTARVKRQVLTTRVQEAITDPFVVKDRRSELNKKSYPPSKEEAVHCLEKISLKGKHCAILVEKNITTVKHLMRQYHRDESVLQKLTGMKKGDWNTMIKHANTSVPGDEIYSYWVPEDNCEILFNDFYDLVGKMTDNYVPYSVNNVNQFPQHKVNNWKKSAYKKFDERESSGGLTPDYFMNDGRPVRAMHLNNDAGPSVQARTTWQYPNSMAAQHEFGDRRPLNGFSRAAVLSNNDAGPSNQETLPFSQPTYGQTVHQGTPYYLAQGNFINDQGQGSFSAEPTIPSHIPVPVPEDDPITFTAASLTGQQNGHFSFSTTVAPVTSYPVAGVAGTSSDGVSLGTSSVNNVQADIFSGLSPFESEELLELQAHLTEQDFVQANIELPNSDSQFYGYEHDGGDH from the exons ATGGCGCAGAAGCGGCCGCTGGAGGCCGCCCCGCCGGAGCAGGAGGCGCCGCGGTCCCCGAGGAAGCGGCTGCGCCGGACGGTGCTCGTCATGATGTGGCT ggagaggaggagggcgagcgcGGTCACCGTCGGCCAGATGGCGCAGATGGTTCGCCAG GCGCAACTGGATATGGCCAAACTGTTTATGCTGCTCATGGTGCTCGTCGCGCGGCTTGGCTCCATGGAGAGGCTTCTCCTCGGGCTCCCCAACCTGCTCCAGAGGATGTTGGAAGAGCAGTTTCATGCTCTTCACAG ATCTTTGATGGTATCCATGCAAGATACGATTCGATCAACTGTACAGACAGAG GTACAAGGAAGACAAGCAGCTTCACTTCCTAATGGCATTGATGAACCTCCTAG GCAGATATCAGATGGTTTTCCTGAAACTGGAGGCATCACTGGAGTCAAGCTGCGCTTTGTCGATGTTGACAGACCAATATATACACTTTTCACTGGATGTTCAGTACAATGGCAGAATGGAGGAAACGCTAAGGTAGCCATATTTGAAAATGATAGGCAAATCATGCAGGGAGACCTTTCTAAATTGCAAATTGAGATTTTAGCAGTCCATGCTGATTTCTTTACTGAGCAAGGGCAAGCGGACTTCACCAAAGAGGAGTTCAACAAGCAGATATATATGCATAAAGGGAAAGAGTTAGTGTTGTCAACTGTTAGTCTAACAAATGGCGAGTCCTCTCTTGGTTCCTTCGTTTTTCCAGAGAGCTCCCATGGGAAAAAGTTAAGATTGACAGCACGAGTGAAAAGGCAGGTTCTTACTACCAGAGTTCAGGAAGCAATCACTGATCCTTTTGTCGTCAAAGACCGCCGAAGTGAAT TAAATAAAAAGAGTTATCCTCCGTCTAAAGAAGAAGCGGTACATTGTTTGGAGAAAATTTCTCTAAAGGGAAAACATTGTGCTATCCTTGTTGAGAAAAATATCACTACAGTGAAGCACTTGATGCGTCAGTATCACAGGGATGAATCTGTTCTCCAAAAG CTTACTGGCATGAAAAAAGGGGATTGGAATACCATGATTAAACATGCCAACACGTCTGTTCCTGGGGATGAGATCTATTCCTATTGGGTTCCAGAGGATAATTGTGAAATCTTATTCAATGATTTCTATGATCTTGTCGGTAAGATGACTGATAACTATGTTCCTTACAGTGTCAACAACGTCAATCAGTTTCCACAG CATAAAGTGAACAATTGGAAAAAATCCGCGTATAAGAAGTTTGACGAGCGGGAGAGCTCAGGTGGTCTTACCCCTGATTACTTCATGAACGATGGCCGCCCTGTCCGTGCAATGCATCTGAACAATGATGCAGGTCCTTCTGTACAAgctagaacaacatggcaatatcCTAATAGCATGGCCGCACAACATG AATTTGGTGATCGacgcccattgaatgggttctcacGGGCCGCAGTCCTGTCAAACAATGATGCCGGTCCTTCAAACCAAGAAACACTGCCGTTTTCACAGCCCACTTATGGACAGACTGTGCATCAAG GAACTCCTTACTATCTGGCCCAGGGAAATTTCATAAATGATCAGGGACAGGGATCATTTTCAGCAGAGCCAACTATTCCGTCCCACATTCCTGTACCA GTTCCAGAGGATGACCCAATCACATTCACAGCTGCAAGTCTAACTGGCCAACAGAATGGACACTTCAGCTTCTCGACAACTGTTGCTCCTGTTACTTCTTATCCTGTAGCAG GTGTCGCTGGGACTTCCTCAGATGGAGTTAGTCTGGGAACCTCGTCAGTTAACAATGTGCAGGCTGACATCTTCAGTGGGTTAAGTCCATTTGAA TCAGAGGAATTGCTAGAACTACAAGCACATCTGACAGAGCAGGACTTCGTGCAAGCTAACATCG AACTGCCAAATTCCGACAGCCAATTTTACGGTTATGAACATGATGGCGGCGACCACTGA
- the LOC123107905 gene encoding calmodulin-binding protein 60 F isoform X1 codes for MAQKRPLEAAPPEQEAPRSPRKRLRRTVLVMMWLERRRASAVTVGQMAQMVRQAQLDMAKLFMLLMVLVARLGSMERLLLGLPNLLQRMLEEQFHALHRSLMVSMQDTIRSTVQTEVQGRQAASLPNGIDEPPRQISDGFPETGGITGVKLRFVDVDRPIYTLFTGCSVQWQNGGNAKVAIFENDRQIMQGDLSKLQIEILAVHADFFTEQGQADFTKEEFNKQIYMHKGKELVLSTVSLTNGESSLGSFVFPESSHGKKLRLTARVKRQVLTTRVQEAITDPFVVKDRRSELNKKSYPPSKEEAVHCLEKISLKGKHCAILVEKNITTVKHLMRQYHRDESVLQKLTGMKKGDWNTMIKHANTSVPGDEIYSYWVPEDNCEILFNDFYDLVGKMTDNYVPYSVNNVNQFPQHKVNNWKKSAYKKFDERESSGGLTPDYFMNDGRPVRAMHLNNDAGPSVQARTTWQYPNSMAAQHEFGDRRPLNGFSRAAVLSNNDAGPSNQETLPFSQPTYGQTVHQGTPYYLAQGNFINDQGQGSFSAEPTIPSHIPVPVPEDDPITFTAASLTGQQNGHFSFSTTVAPVTSYPVAGVAGTSSDGVSLGTSSVNNVQADIFSGLSPFESEELLELQAHLTEQDFVQANIAELPNSDSQFYGYEHDGGDH; via the exons ATGGCGCAGAAGCGGCCGCTGGAGGCCGCCCCGCCGGAGCAGGAGGCGCCGCGGTCCCCGAGGAAGCGGCTGCGCCGGACGGTGCTCGTCATGATGTGGCT ggagaggaggagggcgagcgcGGTCACCGTCGGCCAGATGGCGCAGATGGTTCGCCAG GCGCAACTGGATATGGCCAAACTGTTTATGCTGCTCATGGTGCTCGTCGCGCGGCTTGGCTCCATGGAGAGGCTTCTCCTCGGGCTCCCCAACCTGCTCCAGAGGATGTTGGAAGAGCAGTTTCATGCTCTTCACAG ATCTTTGATGGTATCCATGCAAGATACGATTCGATCAACTGTACAGACAGAG GTACAAGGAAGACAAGCAGCTTCACTTCCTAATGGCATTGATGAACCTCCTAG GCAGATATCAGATGGTTTTCCTGAAACTGGAGGCATCACTGGAGTCAAGCTGCGCTTTGTCGATGTTGACAGACCAATATATACACTTTTCACTGGATGTTCAGTACAATGGCAGAATGGAGGAAACGCTAAGGTAGCCATATTTGAAAATGATAGGCAAATCATGCAGGGAGACCTTTCTAAATTGCAAATTGAGATTTTAGCAGTCCATGCTGATTTCTTTACTGAGCAAGGGCAAGCGGACTTCACCAAAGAGGAGTTCAACAAGCAGATATATATGCATAAAGGGAAAGAGTTAGTGTTGTCAACTGTTAGTCTAACAAATGGCGAGTCCTCTCTTGGTTCCTTCGTTTTTCCAGAGAGCTCCCATGGGAAAAAGTTAAGATTGACAGCACGAGTGAAAAGGCAGGTTCTTACTACCAGAGTTCAGGAAGCAATCACTGATCCTTTTGTCGTCAAAGACCGCCGAAGTGAAT TAAATAAAAAGAGTTATCCTCCGTCTAAAGAAGAAGCGGTACATTGTTTGGAGAAAATTTCTCTAAAGGGAAAACATTGTGCTATCCTTGTTGAGAAAAATATCACTACAGTGAAGCACTTGATGCGTCAGTATCACAGGGATGAATCTGTTCTCCAAAAG CTTACTGGCATGAAAAAAGGGGATTGGAATACCATGATTAAACATGCCAACACGTCTGTTCCTGGGGATGAGATCTATTCCTATTGGGTTCCAGAGGATAATTGTGAAATCTTATTCAATGATTTCTATGATCTTGTCGGTAAGATGACTGATAACTATGTTCCTTACAGTGTCAACAACGTCAATCAGTTTCCACAG CATAAAGTGAACAATTGGAAAAAATCCGCGTATAAGAAGTTTGACGAGCGGGAGAGCTCAGGTGGTCTTACCCCTGATTACTTCATGAACGATGGCCGCCCTGTCCGTGCAATGCATCTGAACAATGATGCAGGTCCTTCTGTACAAgctagaacaacatggcaatatcCTAATAGCATGGCCGCACAACATG AATTTGGTGATCGacgcccattgaatgggttctcacGGGCCGCAGTCCTGTCAAACAATGATGCCGGTCCTTCAAACCAAGAAACACTGCCGTTTTCACAGCCCACTTATGGACAGACTGTGCATCAAG GAACTCCTTACTATCTGGCCCAGGGAAATTTCATAAATGATCAGGGACAGGGATCATTTTCAGCAGAGCCAACTATTCCGTCCCACATTCCTGTACCA GTTCCAGAGGATGACCCAATCACATTCACAGCTGCAAGTCTAACTGGCCAACAGAATGGACACTTCAGCTTCTCGACAACTGTTGCTCCTGTTACTTCTTATCCTGTAGCAG GTGTCGCTGGGACTTCCTCAGATGGAGTTAGTCTGGGAACCTCGTCAGTTAACAATGTGCAGGCTGACATCTTCAGTGGGTTAAGTCCATTTGAA TCAGAGGAATTGCTAGAACTACAAGCACATCTGACAGAGCAGGACTTCGTGCAAGCTAACATCG CAGAACTGCCAAATTCCGACAGCCAATTTTACGGTTATGAACATGATGGCGGCGACCACTGA